The Candidatus Bathyarchaeota archaeon genomic interval TGCCCTTGATGACTGCGGTTGTGCTGGTTTTACCTTTTTTGGTTAGGATGTCTTCAGCGTTAGGGATAAGCATGTTTTGTCTGCGATGTTCGCGTTGCATGAAATTGCGTATCCATCGGCTCACGCCCTGTCGGCTAACGTCTTCCATAGGCATGCTGCTAATGCGGGTAAGAACCAGCAGAAGCTTCATGGCTGAATCGTTGTCTTGGCTGGTAAGCTTGTAGGTGATTTCTGAATCGCGGAAACAGTACGCTGCGAGTTCACAGTAGTTGAGGTCGCCAAAGGCTTTGTCGAGGTGGATTTTTTCCATTCCCAAAAGGGCGCTTGCCACGTCGTCGAGGCTGACGTCTTTGTATTTGCCGCTGTACGCGTAGATTTGGATAGAGCGGTTAAAGAAGAACTTGTAGAGGTCTATGTGAATGGCGGATTTGAGGGTGCAGACGCGTTTGCCAATGTCGATAGGTATGTCTTTTTTGTAAAAGCCCAAGTTGGCTGCGCGGTGGACGAGGTAACGGAGGTCAAAGTCGTCACCGTTAAAGGTTAGAATGAAGGGGTAATTCCATAAGACGTCGAAGACCTTTTTGAGAAGCTCTTTTTCTGTTTCACAGTACTCGACGGTTATGCCTTTGCAAATTGCGTCGTCACCTTGCTGCATGCCTTCCCGTTTGAGTATCAAAACGCGTTTGTCGCCATCCGAACTGTAGATGGAGCAGGCAATAACGGGGCAGGCGCCTTCCCGTGCATCAGGCACACGTGAAGCTAGTGGCGAGTAAACTTCGATGTCTATTGCGGCGCGGCGAAACTGTGGCGCAGGGTACTCGAGGAGTTTGGCCCAATTCTCCGCAAAGGCACGTTCTTGGGGGGTACAGTCGGTGAATACGCTGCGAATTTTGTTAAGGTTCTCTGTAGCCGAATCAACCGTGGTTTCAACTAAGCTGCCGTTTTTAATTTCATAAATCATGCCGGGCATTAAACCGCGGTCGTAAATGTAACACTGGTAATACTTAATTTTAGTTTCCCAAATCTTAGTGTTGCTGTCTTGCATTTTGCAACCGAAGACCTTGGGATAATCTTGGGGAATGATGTCGCGTATGGTTCCGCCTGGACGACCACCAATCGCTAAAGGGTCTTTACAAACAATTTTGGTAACTTCAATTTCGCAGTCATTGAGCGGGTCGATTTTTTTTATCGCTTCAAAACTGTCAAACCCCTCATGGTTAACTACCCCGCTGAATTTTTGGAGATCTTGAGGTTTGAGATTAGTTAAGCAGTAAGGTTTGTGGTTTGTGTTGTCGTACCAAAAGTAGAGGTTGCCCGATTGGGGTTCATAGAGTTTGATAACTGCTTTTTTTAGGCGCCCATCATAAGAAGCAGACACAAAATAGGACGGAGGCAGATTAAGGGGCGCAACGGGCGGGTAAGGTAGGCGCTCCCTGTTTTTTGGTTTCACGATTTCTGTTTCAACCGGTTGGGGTGCCTGCGGTTGTTGTGGTGGCGCTTGCGCTTTAACTTCGGCTTTAACCGCTGGTTTAGCTGGTTCACTGATGCAGTAATCTAGGAGAGTGCGCGCCATCCCATCTTCCTTAACGTTTAGAGGTGTCGCTTAACCCTAAAAACGTTTTACCCAGAAACGACTGGAACAGTCGATAAATCCAAGCAACCTGTTTTTTCCAAAAATCCTGTTATGAGGCGTCTAGTCGCCGCCACTGCTAAGTACGCCGTAAAGCATGCGGATGTGGGGCTCATGCATCGTTTGGATGTGGTTGTCGACTTCTTTTTTGGTTTCAAATACTTGCCCGCATTCGGGACACATGTATTGTCCAGCGCGGGTCTCCGGAGTGCTTCTCCGGCGTTTAATCGATGCTCGACTCATCATCTACTCACCTCTCTTTAATTGAGGAAAGGGGCATAAACTACTGTGTGCGACCCGAAGTGCTACACACTTGCTTTTGTCGAAAAATCAGCTAACTCGCTTTTTCAACATCTAGCTAGCAGTTATCCCTCTTCATATGCTTTGCCTTCCTCGATGAGTTCACGGACGCGTGGCCCGCCTTTAGCGCCGCCTCTTCTGCCTGCCTCTTGAACCGTCATTTTTCCTTTATCTGTGCTGTTCATGTCTTCGTCTTTTTGTTTGTTTGACAGTTCCGTCACCTCCATTTTTGGGCTCGCACAGCACAAAGCATGAGGTCTAGCACATGATTCTTTCATAAAGATATGTGGTTTCTTCTATGCAGTTACAGTTCGTTGCCTTAGATTAGTCCTTCACTTTTCTTTTTTTAGTTTTAACTCTTATTAGTAGCCCCACGATGTCTTAGCCTGTGCATGTAATTTGCTGCGAGAAGCCTACACTGTTGCTATAGAAACCCTAAGTTGGATGGAGATGCGACGACTCAACGAGCGCGCTGCCCTAGTTCGCACCATAAAGCAGCTTAACGTAGGCGACCCCAGTGTCATACGTTTTGCTTACGGTTTAGTTGTTGAAGCCACCCGACGCAAAAACCTCATCGATAAACTCATAAACAATGTTGTGGCGCCCAAAAAAATAGGTGAATACACTCAGGGTATCCAAGCGTTTTTGCGCCTCTACGTTTACCAAACCCGCATAGCCAAAAACTGGGAGGGCTTAAACCTCAAAGAAGCCGAAGCCATCGCCAGCCTCGGACGCGCCATCCTCGGATGGCAAACCATGCGCGAAGTTGAACCCTGCTTAGGTTTCCTCTTAACACGGCAGCTTCAACCAATAATGGAAGCCGCTGGTGACATGGAAAAAATCGCTTTGCACACTTATCATCCTGTATGGTTTGTGGAGTACTGCTTCAAAATGTTCGGGCAAGAGCAGGCTCAAGCCTTCTTAGAGGGCAGCATTAACCCGCCGCCTACCTACCTCCGCATCAACACGCTATCCGCTTCTGAGGAGGAAGTCGTGCAGAGGCTTGCGTTAGAAGGCATTAAACTCCAAAAAGTCCCCTCCTTACAGTATACCTATGAGGTTTTGGAGCATAAACAGCCCCTAAACGGCTTAGCAAGCTACCGTGATGGGCTCTTTTATGTTCAGGACAAAGCAAGCTGTTATGCCACCGAAGTCGCAGACCCCAAAGCTGGGCAGGTCGTTTTTGATGTCTGCGCTGCCCCCGGCGCTAAAACCACTTTTCTGGCGCAGCTTATGCAAAACCAAGGCATCATCTACTCCGTAGACTTCTCAGCAAAACGCATGCATACCTGGAACAAGGAAACCAAGCATATGGGCACAAAAATCGCTGCGCCCCTCATCTCCGACGCCCGCGTCTCCATACCCTTAACTGAGCAGGCTGACCTCGTGGTGTTGGACCCGCCCTGCACCAGCACCGGCGTCTTTGCCAAGCAACCTAGCGCGAAGTGGCGGCTAAGCCCCCGATCCATCCAGAACATGTCCGAGCTCCAATACAAAATAATCAGCAACTGCGCGGACAAAGTCAAAGTCGGCGGCGCCTTAACCTACTCGACCTGCAGCATAACCGAGGAAGAAAACGAAGGCGTAATCGAGCGTTTCCTTCAAGAGCACCCCGAATTTGAACTCGTCGATATTGAACCCAAGATTGGCTTGCCTGGGCTGCGGGGTTTAGTTGGGTGTCAACGGCTCTATCCGCATCTGCATCACTGCAACGGCTTCTTTATAGCGAAGCTCTGCAAAACCCGCCAAGCGGAAGCATAGAAACCTAAATATCCCCACGCTACCCCAACATATTCGGCGACACATTTGGAACCTAAACTAATCATTATCTTTACTTCTCTGTTCGGCTTCTTAGTGGGGATTTACTTTTTGCCGATAGCTAGCCCTCAACTTGACTTCGCCTACTGGTTGCCTCTCTTTGGCTTAATAGGCTTAATCGGCGCCAACATACTGTTTATCATCGTGCGGGATGTCATTAAAAAACTCGCAGAACCACCCCAACCCCAAAAACCTCAACAAGAATAAAACCCCGCTTTAGTCGGATTAGTAATTTTGATAATGAGAACACATACAAACTGTTCTTAAACGGTTCCGAATTCTCCCAGTGTCCGCTGTTTTGTCTCCTTTGGATAAAGTGGATACGTTACTTTGGTGCCCTCCACCTGCGCCAACTCATTTAGCAGATGCGTAACCGTATCCGCCTTACTGATGATGTGTAGCACCCGAATATGCCGTGCAACCAACGCATCCGAAATCAAACCCCTATGGCACTTCCACGGCAACGCCTCCGCACACATCAAGGCAAGGCGATTTGTCTGTGCTAAGGCTACGATTTTTAGGAGTTGCTCGGTGAATTCTTTGGTTTGCATAAAATCCGCGTAGCCCCGCAGGTCGATGTCGAGGGCGAGGTTTTCGCTGTTGGGTTTGGGTCTGCGTAAGCCGCCGATATCGGGCATGTGGATGTATTTGATGCCGCTGGGTTTGAGGTGGTTGGGGAGGTTTTCTTTGTTGAATTGGGGGTTGTGGCGGCTGTGGGGAACCGTTCGGACATCCACCACTAAGGTCACTTTGTTGGCTTGGAGGAGTTCGATGAATTCTTCAAGGGTTCGGGTAGAGTGCCCCACTGTAAAAACCACTAACTCAGATTCCATTGCCAACACACACCACCCTAGAGTAGCGTTTAAAATATAAGAATCCACGCAGCCCTCTGGCATATTACTTTGAGGCGGGTATGATTTGAAACCAGCTAAAACGAACCTATTTGGCGTCTATTTGGATCCTATTAGTGGTTCTATGCAGAAACCTAAGGGGGGTAGGTCGGTATTGGCTGAAAACCCATCCAATAATATGTTGAAAATCAGTTAGAAGTTCCCTGTTTATTTGTACTTTAACTTAGGGAGAAAGTTATGTCCCTCTTACTGTCTAAGAACCGAAACTCCACTCAAAAATTACGCAGCTACGATTTGGCGGTTTTTTCGCTCATTTTTAGAGATTTGAACGGTTGTTTAGTGGGGTTCGATGTAACTTTTGGTTTTTGTTTAAATAGGAAAGGTTTTTAGTATAGTTATTGTATGAGTCTGTGAAAAAGTACACAGGTTAAAATGAGGTTAACGTATTATGTCTGTATTTGCAGCCCCTGGAGCATATGACCGTGCAATAACTGTTTTCTCACCTGACGGACGCCTCTTCCAAGTTGAGTACGCTATGGAACTGGTCAACCGCGGAGCCACGATACTTGGCATCCAAACCTCTGAAGGACTGGTTTTGGGTTCCGAAGAGAACATTGAAGTACTCGAAGAAGCAGGCTATTCATATAAGATTTTCCGAGTAGACGACCACATTGGCGCAGCCATTGTCGGGTTAAGCAGCGATGCACGTATCCTAATTGATCAAGCACGTATTTACGCGCAAAGTAACAAATTAACATATGACGAACCAATCGATGTAGAAGTCGTAACCAAACGCATCTGCGACATCCAACAGATGTATACGCAGCATGCAGGTGTGCGACCCTTCGGTGTATCCATCATTTTTGGCGGCGTCGACAAAAGCGGTTCCCGCGTATTTGGCACGCACCCCAGCGGAACCTACCGCGGCTACAAAGCCACCGCATTAGGCGCAGGCAGAGAAACAGTGCTAAACATCCTCAAAGAGGATTACAAAGATGACCTAAGTCTTGACGCCAGCATAAAACTCGCAGTAAAATGCTTAGTTAAGGCACTTGAAGCACGCCAACTCCCGCCCAGAATCAAAATCGCAGTCATCCCAACCGCCACCAAAAAAATGGAAATGTTAAACGACAGCACAGTAGAAGGCTACATCAAAGAACTGGGTTCGAGCAAGTGAAACCCCGATGAGTGAAAAGTTCACCGTTGCACGTTTAACCAGAGAAAATGAACATTTTGAAATCTTAGTCAAGCCCCATAAAGCTCTTGACTACCGTAACGGCAAAGCCTCCTCTATAACCGAGGTTTTAGCCGCAGAAATCATTTTTTCTGACGCCAACAAAGGCACAAAAGTTTCCGAAGAATCAATGAAAAAAGCCTTCCGCACAGTGGATACACTCAAAATAGCAGATGAAATCCTAAAAAAAGGAACCCTGCAATTAACCACCGACCAAAGAAGAAAAATGGTCGAAGATAAAAAAAGACAAGTAATCGACTTCATTTCCCGACAAGCCGTTGACCCCAAAACAAATCTCCCCCATCCTCCCGCACGCATCGAAAATGCAATGGAACAAATCCGCTACCCCATCGACCCCTACAAACCAGTAGAGGAACAAGCCAAAGACATCGTTAAACTGCTGCGACCAATTCTGCCACTAAAAATCGAGCAAGTCGTGGTTGCAATCAAGATTCCGACGCAGTTTGCTGCGCGTGCTTATGGCTCAATTAAGCCGTTGGGCACCATTAAACGGGAGGAATGGCGCGGCGATGGCTCATGGTATGGCGAATTGGAGTTGCCCGCAGGCGCCTATGCTTCGTTGCTAAACAAGCTGGGTGACCTAACTAAGGGAAGTGGAGAAGCAAAAATAATCTCTTAAAGTAACGAAAAAATGAAGTGATTTTATGCCAACATTCTTTGAAAAAAAACAGCTCGTGACGCCCGGAGAAATGCTCGCTGAAGGCGACTATATGCCTGGCGAAAACACGTTTGTGGAAGCAGGCAAGATCTTCGCCTCAAGGATTGGACTCGTAGACAGCGACAACAAAAAAGTCAACGTGGTTGCACTAAGAGCGTTTTATGTGCCAAAAACGGGTGACATTGTTATTGGAACAGTATTAGAAGTTGGATTCAACGGCTGGACCATCGACATTAAAGCACCCTACAATGCACTGCTACGTGCATCAGACGTATTAAGCAGGCCCTTTAAGCCTCAAAACGACGAGTTATCCGCAGTCCTCACAGCAGGCGACCTGATTGTTGCCAAAATCGCCAGCTATGACCGCGCCCACGACCCCCAATTAACCGTGGGTGAACCTGGATTAGGCAAGATTACCCGCGGCCAAATTTTGCATGTGACCCCAACGAAAATCCCCCGTGTCATCGGACGCAAAGGCTCCATGATTTCCATGATTAAACAGGAAACCAACTGCCAAATCATCCTTGGACTCAACGGAGTCATCCTGGTCACTGGCAAAACTATAGAAGAAGAGGAACTAGCCATCGAGGCTATCCGCAAAATCGAGCAAGAATCCCACACCAGCGGTCTCACTGACCGTATTACCCAGTTATTGAAAGAAAAGAAAGTTGTTAAAGTGGAGGAAAACCAACAATGAATGAAAAATCCGATAAATTAATTGACAAGAAAGGTATCCGATTGGACGGCAGAAAGGCAGACGAACTTCGTTCAGTTAAACTGCAAGTCGGCGTTCTCTCCAACGCGGACGGATCCGCATACATCGAACACGGCAAAAACAAAATCCTCGCAGCCGCGTTCGGCCCCAGAGAAATGCACCCAAAACATCTCGCTCAACCTGACCGCATGGTTCTGCGTTGCCGCTACCATATGGCGCCTTTCAGCGTTCAAGAACGCAAATCTCCCGCACCATCTCGAAGAGAAGTTGAATTAAGCAAAGTCATAAAGGAATCTCTCGAACCCGCCCTGTTCTTAGAACTTTACCCCCGCACAGGCGTAGACGTATTTGTTGAGGTTCTGCAAGCTGATGGAGGCACCCGATGCGCAAGTATCACCGCCGCTGCACTCGCAATCGCAGATGCAGGCGTCCCCATGAAGGACCTAGTCGTTGCATGCGCCGCAGGCAAAGTCGACGACACTGTAGTTGTGGATCTCTTTGACGCTGAAGACAAACTCGGCGCCGCAGACGTTCCAGTCGCCTATATGCCAAACCTAAACGCAGTGACTCTGCTACAGATGGATGGTGTTCTCAATCCTGAGGAATTCGAGAAAGCAGTCAACATGGCGATGGAAGGATGCAAGAAAATCTATGCCATGCAAAAAGAAGCATTAAAAACAAAATATATGGTTGTTAAGGAGGTCGAAGAGTAATGTCATCACTCGTTACTAAAGTCCGACTACGACAAATAGAACAACTCCTCGAGAAAGGCAAACGCCTCGACGAACGAGGACTACAAGACTACCGCGAAATAAAAATCGAACAAGGAATCATCGAGAAAGCTGAAGGTTCCGCCCGCGTATTACTCGGCAAAACCGAAGTGCTCGTAGGCGTCAAAGTTGAAACTGGAGAACCCTTCCCCGACACACCAAACGACGGTGTCATGACCGTTAACGCTGAACTTGTCCCGATTGCATCACCCCACTTTGAACCCGGACCACCCGACGAAAACAGCATCGAACTCGCCCGCGTCGTTGACCGCGGAATCAGAGAATCTCACGCTATCGACACAGAAAAACTCTGCATTGAAGCCGGCAAAAAAGTCTTCGTAGTATTCGTTGATGTCTACGTCTTAAACCACGACGGTAACCTTATTGACGCATCTGCAATGGCTGCTATCGCTGCACTTCTCAACACAAAGATGCCAAACTACGAAATCAAAGACGGCGAACTCAAAATCAAACAAGGCTACACTCAGCTACCTATGAAGAGTCACCCCGTAACAGTCACCTTAGGCAAAATCAACAACAAACTAATCATTGACCCGGGTGTTGAAGAAGAATCTGTTATGGACTCACGCATTACCTTTGCAACTAATGAGGCTGGTAACATCTGTGCCATTCAGAAGGGCGGCTCAGGCTTTTTCACACCGCAACAGATTTTAGACGCTTCAAAGATTGCACTGGAGAAAGCAGCAGAACTGCGTAAGAAACTCAACTGGTGAAAAAGTTGCCCAAGACAAAGAAAGTAGGTCCAACTCGAGGTTTAGGCGTACGTTACGGATCCACCGTCAGAAAACGCTATGTTAAAGTAGTTACTGAACTCAAAAAACCCCATCGATGCCCTCAATGCGGCTTTGTCCGTGTGCATCGCAAAAGCGTCGGGGTTTGGCAATGCGGTAAATGTTACTTTACCTTTGCAGGTGGTGCCTACACTCCGAACACTAAACTGGGCGCTGTTGCACGTCGCGCAGCTAAAGGCACAGTCGCTGAGGCTGTTGCTCCAGAAGGTGCAGTTGAGGCTTCCCCAGTTGAACCTACTGAGGAAATCGACACAACCGAAGAAGAATCTGAAGAAGAAACTCAATAGAGCTTCTTTCTTTAACTATTTTTATTTTAGTTAAACATCCCTTACGTAGAGTAGGGTCCAGATATGTCCTCTAAACGTGCCCAAGCCAGCATACGCCTAAACTTTCCTGATCAAAAACAACTAACCACTCTGCTTGCCGCATTGAGCCCCGAAACGCATGCGACGGCAACACGGCGAGCCAACGTTAACCTGCAAAAAGACGAGAACTCTCTGGTACTAACGGTTGAAGCGGAAGACACTGTGGCGCTGCGGGCAACACTTAACGCTTATTTGCATTGGATAAACTCCACCTTAAGTGTGATTGACGCTGTTGAGAAAAGTTAGCGCGCAGAAAACAAGCCTGTTGAGTCAGACAGACCCTCTCTTATATAGGCAAAATTGGTGCCTGACCCCGATATTTGCTAAAATTTGTTCTCGCTTGACGTCATCCACGAGACTCCTATGCCCCTGATTCTTACTTGGATTTTCTCTCTCAAAAACATACAGCGGGCGATTCAAAAAATAAATAACTCTTGCGTATCAAAATATCTTTAATGCTTACTCAAAAACATAAAACAATTTACATAATCCTGACAGCTGCCCTAATAATTTGTCTACTCATTCTCCTGTATCCGCAGCCAATCCAGCCATCCCAAACTAACACTATCCACGGAGACAACGTTGGAATATGTGTACATGACCTACCCTATATGCAAGCCACACAGGTCAAGGACAGCGGTGCAGGCTGGATACGCATAGACGCCTCCAACAACCCCCAACTCAACAACTTCAGCATATCTGTCCAAAACGCTAAAGCCCAAAACCTCCAAGTCCTAGTTATCCTTGACAGTTGGATGTTCGACCAATCCACAGTATTCACGCTACAAGAATGGCAGAGTAACGTAACCTACTATGTGTCCCAACACGCCGACTATGTGGATGCTTGGGAAATCTTCAACGAACCCTCAAGTTGGAAGTATCCTCTGTTAGGTCTAAACCTTTCAAACCAGCAAAGCCAAGAAAACCTCACCAAAATAGCGGATTTTTACTATCAAATGGCCCAGACTGCCGCGCCCATAATCCGCCAATATGATCCCACAGCAAAAATTCTACTGCTCGGCGGATGCCACCTCTACACAGATACTGATCCCCAAATCTCTTTAGACGAAGCGTTTGCGGAGAAGGTAGTATCCAAAGGCATTGAGCATTATGGCGATGGGATATCTTTGCATGCTTATCCTTGGGGCAAATCAGATACAGTGTTGTTGCAGCAAAAATATGATGAAGCTTTGGTTTACTATCGTGAATTATTTGGTGATTCAATGGAGGTTTGGGTAACAGAAACAGGGAAGCCCCTTGAAGAGGCAGATGAAGCTGGACAAGCAACATACATGGCAGACGTTATAGAATATTTTTATGGGCGGGTCGATAAGGTGTTTTGGTATCTGCTACAAGATTATCCTGATGACCGCCGCGCGTTTGGTTTAATTGGCGGCGATGGTGTAGCGCGGCCTGCGTATGGTGAATTGCAAAAAATATTGGGGAAGTAAACTCTGTTTTGTGCGCGTTTTTGTGGACTTGGTTTTTTGGTTAGTTGTTTGTTTTATGTAGAGGATGCAATAACCTGTGTTTTGCCTCAACGGTTGACAAAGCTTTTTCGACGAGAAGGTTTAAATAAACACTGACTCATTTCGTATATGCTTCAAGTTAAAAAACGGATGAAAACTTAGCATGTCACAGGAATATCGCTATATTGTTCGTATCATGGGTACAGACGTTACAGGTACCCTCAAGACGTCTTACGCAGTCTCACAAATCAAAGGCGTCAGCTCAAGTCTTTCCAATGCCATTCTCCGCAAGGCAGGCGTAAACCCTGACCTCCGAGTAGGCTACATAACAGAGTCTGACGTAGCAAAAATTGAAGACGTTATCCGGGATCCAGTTAAATATAACATCCCTGCTTGGATGTTTAACCGCCGCAAAGACACCGAAACCGGAAAAGACGTTCATGTTCTAAGCGCAGACTTAGCATTCAAAATAAAAACTGATATTGACGGAGCCAAAGAAATCAGGTCTTGGCGTGGATACCGCCATGCTTACAGCCTGAAAGTTCGCGGTCAACGCACCAAAACAACTGGACGCCAAGGCAAATCTCTAGGTGTCAAAAAGAAGACACTACTCCAGAAACCTGGCGCTCCCGCTGCTGGAGGCAAATAAGCATGGGAGATCCAAAGAAGCAACGTAAAAAGTTTGAGACGCCACGTTTTCCTTGGCGTAAAGACATCCTCCAAGAAGAACTAAAACTTCAAGGACAATACGGCTTACGAAACAAACATGAACTCTGGCGCCACAAAACCACCCTATCTAAAGCCAGAGGCATCGCCCGTTCACTCATCAGCAAACCTGCTGAAGAAAGAGCAAAAATGGAAAACGAGCTCCTTTCTCAACTAAAAAAGAAAGGTATCTTGCAGGAAACTGCAGTCCTTGACAATGTGCTCGACTTAACCATCGAAGACATCTTGGAACGCAGACTCCAAACAATCGTTTTCCGCAAGGGATTAGCCCGCACGATATTCCAGTCACGGCAACTAATCACCCACGGACACGTAACTATCGATAACCGCCGCGTAACCATCCCTGGCTTTATTGTGCCTAAGGAAGCAGAAGCCAAAATCGTCTACTCTCCTGAAAGTGCAGTTGCAAGCCCTGAGCATGCATTACGTGTCGGATTAACAGTTGTTGCAAAACAACCTGAAGTTAGACAACCAACTCGCGGCCGCAGAGGCGGCAGAGGAGGCGGCAGATTCTGAGCACCGCAAATAGTAAACGTAACGACCGATGGGCAATCGTCCACATCTTTAGTTCCTACAACAACACCCTAATCCACATAACCGACATATCCGGCGCCGAAACCATCGCGCGCACAACCGGTGGTATGTTCGTCAAAGCTGACCGTATGGAATCATCCCCCTACGCAGCTATGCGCGCAGCCACAGGCGCAGCTGAAATTGCACGCGACAAAGGCATCACCGCGATACACATCAAAGTCCGCGCACCCGGCGGCAGTGGCCCAAGAACCCCTGGTCCCGGTGCACAAGCAGCTATTCGAGCATTAGCCCGCTTCGGTTTCCGCATTGAACGCATCGAAGAAGTCACCCCAATTCCCCATGATGGCACAAGACGACCTGGCGGCCGAAGAGGCAGAAGAGTCTAACTCTTCCTTCTTTGTTTGTTAACAGAAAAATACAAATAATGCACCGAAATATCCTAATGACCGCACAGCTATCAAAGTAACTTATTTGGAGTGTCTTTAGCAAGTGAAAATTAAAATCCTGGAAAAAAACGATTCGAACCTGCGTATACATGTACAGGACGCAGATGTTCCTTTAATGAATGCATTGCGTAGGTTAGCACTTGCTGAAGTCCCCTGCATGGCAATCGAAGAAGTTGTCATGATTGAAAACAGCAGTATTCTCCAAGACGAAATCATCGCACACCGCCTCGGTTTAACTCCGCTAAAAACTGATTTAGATGCATACAACCTCCCTGAGGAATGCAGTTGCCAAAGCGAATTCGGCTGCGCTCAATGCCGCGTCACCTTAACTCTTGACGCTGAAGCCAAAGATGGCACCCGAACCGTATATTCAGGCGAAATCGTCTCCGAAAACCCGGAAATTCTTCCAGTATCTGACAAAGTCCCAATAATCAAACTGGCAAAGAACCAGAAGCTAAAACTTGAAGCCTACGCAAGACTCGGCAGAGGAAAAACTCACGCGAAATGGCAACCCGTTTCGATGTGCGCATACAAGTATTATCCAAAAATTACTCCTCCCGAAGAGAAATGCGCTGACTGCTCCAAATGCGTTGACATTTGCTCCAAAAAAGTCTTAGCTATGAAAGACCAAAAAGTCGAAGTCCGCGACTTGCTTAGCTGCACGCTTTGTATGGACTGCGTGGAAGCTTGCCCACAGAAGCCTTCACCGCTAAAAATCGAGTGGGAAAAGAATGCATTCATCATGAATATTGAATCTACAGGTGCGCTTCCTCCAGATCGTATCTTAAAAGAAGCCACCAAACTTTTAGGCAAACAACTAAACGAGTTTGAAGAACAACTTAAGGCTGAAGAACTATGAGAGAAACAAAAACCACCAACCCCCAACTAATCGACCTTATCAGTCAGCTACGCAAAACCAGCAAAGAGCAAGATGCACCAGTCTGGTTTGATGTAGCGGACTATCTTGCTAAAACACGCAGTCAACGCGTTGTAGTCAACTTAAGTAGCATCAACCGCAACAGCCAAAAACAAGATGTCGTGGTTGTCCCAGGCAAACTCCTTGCCTCAGGAACCTTAGATCACGCCATGACGATTGCTGCCTTTGAAGTCTCCGAGCAGGCAGTTGCAAAAATTGAGGCTGTAAA includes:
- a CDS encoding DNA-directed DNA polymerase I; the protein is MARTLLDYCISEPAKPAVKAEVKAQAPPQQPQAPQPVETEIVKPKNRERLPYPPVAPLNLPPSYFVSASYDGRLKKAVIKLYEPQSGNLYFWYDNTNHKPYCLTNLKPQDLQKFSGVVNHEGFDSFEAIKKIDPLNDCEIEVTKIVCKDPLAIGGRPGGTIRDIIPQDYPKVFGCKMQDSNTKIWETKIKYYQCYIYDRGLMPGMIYEIKNGSLVETTVDSATENLNKIRSVFTDCTPQERAFAENWAKLLEYPAPQFRRAAIDIEVYSPLASRVPDAREGACPVIACSIYSSDGDKRVLILKREGMQQGDDAICKGITVEYCETEKELLKKVFDVLWNYPFILTFNGDDFDLRYLVHRAANLGFYKKDIPIDIGKRVCTLKSAIHIDLYKFFFNRSIQIYAYSGKYKDVSLDDVASALLGMEKIHLDKAFGDLNYCELAAYCFRDSEITYKLTSQDNDSAMKLLLVLTRISSMPMEDVSRQGVSRWIRNFMQREHRRQNMLIPNAEDILTKKGKTSTTAVIKGKKYKGAIVVEPKPGVHFNVAVMDFPSLYPSIIKVWNLGYQSICCNHPGCKGHTIPDTPHWVCTEKRALESLLIGSLRDLRVRWYKSRAKDKTLPPEVRSWYGIAQGALKVILNASYGVFGADSFDLYCPPVAEATAAIGRYSITQILKHAETVGITVLYGDTDSLFLKNPTKEQIEDVIHYTEHELGMGIDMEKTYRYAVFSSRKKNYLGVLEDGTVDVKGLTGKKKHIPIFIKGAFNQMKERLAKVKNPEDFEKARKDIANIVRERYNILKRREWGDMNDLAFHVVLGDELASYTKTTPQHVKAARILQNATKKELRAGDLISFVKVIKSTSAPRGGAEDNSGVKPVELASRNEVDVAKYTAYLQATFDQVLDALGLNFDEIVGLTRLASFL
- a CDS encoding ribosome assembly factor SBDS translates to MSEKFTVARLTRENEHFEILVKPHKALDYRNGKASSITEVLAAEIIFSDANKGTKVSEESMKKAFRTVDTLKIADEILKKGTLQLTTDQRRKMVEDKKRQVIDFISRQAVDPKTNLPHPPARIENAMEQIRYPIDPYKPVEEQAKDIVKLLRPILPLKIEQVVVAIKIPTQFAARAYGSIKPLGTIKREEWRGDGSWYGELELPAGAYASLLNKLGDLTKGSGEAKIIS
- a CDS encoding C2H2-type zinc finger protein — translated: MMSRASIKRRRSTPETRAGQYMCPECGQVFETKKEVDNHIQTMHEPHIRMLYGVLSSGGD
- a CDS encoding DUF488 domain-containing protein; translation: MESELVVFTVGHSTRTLEEFIELLQANKVTLVVDVRTVPHSRHNPQFNKENLPNHLKPSGIKYIHMPDIGGLRRPKPNSENLALDIDLRGYADFMQTKEFTEQLLKIVALAQTNRLALMCAEALPWKCHRGLISDALVARHIRVLHIISKADTVTHLLNELAQVEGTKVTYPLYPKETKQRTLGEFGTV
- a CDS encoding Em GEA1 (EM1), with translation MEVTELSNKQKDEDMNSTDKGKMTVQEAGRRGGAKGGPRVRELIEEGKAYEEG
- a CDS encoding archaeal proteasome endopeptidase complex subunit alpha, translating into MSVFAAPGAYDRAITVFSPDGRLFQVEYAMELVNRGATILGIQTSEGLVLGSEENIEVLEEAGYSYKIFRVDDHIGAAIVGLSSDARILIDQARIYAQSNKLTYDEPIDVEVVTKRICDIQQMYTQHAGVRPFGVSIIFGGVDKSGSRVFGTHPSGTYRGYKATALGAGRETVLNILKEDYKDDLSLDASIKLAVKCLVKALEARQLPPRIKIAVIPTATKKMEMLNDSTVEGYIKELGSSK
- a CDS encoding RsmB/NOP family class I SAM-dependent RNA methyltransferase, which translates into the protein MLREAYTVAIETLSWMEMRRLNERAALVRTIKQLNVGDPSVIRFAYGLVVEATRRKNLIDKLINNVVAPKKIGEYTQGIQAFLRLYVYQTRIAKNWEGLNLKEAEAIASLGRAILGWQTMREVEPCLGFLLTRQLQPIMEAAGDMEKIALHTYHPVWFVEYCFKMFGQEQAQAFLEGSINPPPTYLRINTLSASEEEVVQRLALEGIKLQKVPSLQYTYEVLEHKQPLNGLASYRDGLFYVQDKASCYATEVADPKAGQVVFDVCAAPGAKTTFLAQLMQNQGIIYSVDFSAKRMHTWNKETKHMGTKIAAPLISDARVSIPLTEQADLVVLDPPCTSTGVFAKQPSAKWRLSPRSIQNMSELQYKIISNCADKVKVGGALTYSTCSITEEENEGVIERFLQEHPEFELVDIEPKIGLPGLRGLVGCQRLYPHLHHCNGFFIAKLCKTRQAEA